DNA from Lineus longissimus chromosome 7, tnLinLong1.2, whole genome shotgun sequence:
AATGACATCGCAGCCAAGGGACGTGAAAGTAGAAGACAATATTTTTTAGACTTAGTAAGGCAGCAGCTTGGTAGAATTGGTTCAGTGTTTGTTATAAAAGGGTGTCAGTTGTGCCTAAAGGCATGCAGTAGTGTGCATGGTATTTCTGAGAAGTATCTTGAGGATGTGGTTAAGGATGTGCGATCAGGACATAGAAATGCACATGATTTTAGAAAATGGTCTAAACGACTATCATATAAAACAGGCCTGTGCATGGCCTGGGTTAGGGACTTCTTTCTTGTAATGGGAGAACACATGCCAAATAAGAAGGTTACCTACCTTCCGGGCTACACAAAACGCTCGGTTTTCCGACGGCTTGAAAGGTCATTTCGAAAGCGGTATGGTGACATAGCAGATGAGCATATCATCACATATCAGCATCTATGCAGTGTCTGGAAGAGGGGGGATGGCCCTGGAAGTGTGCGCCTCATTTGTGGAAAAGTGAGTATGATGATAATCCTTCAAATGTCATTCTCCATAATGCCTCACGTGCGTCGTATCTGCTATCCTCCCCACGACTAGAATTGGTAAATGATTAGAAGAGGGCAGGCCCGATGATAAcctgaagtcagtgaagatgTCAAATGTGTTCTTTTTGCTTAATCCAATATAGGCTATGGAATGAGGGGAAAAGCAAGAAAATAGACAAAGTGCGGCCAAAGTTCCATGACTTTGTTCCCAATTTAATGAAGTATAGGGCCTATGGGTCTATAGTCAGTGTTTAAAGCTGATTTCGAGATTACATAAAAGATCAGTTGAGGAAAACGCGTTTAAATCTTACTTTTCAGCCTGATGGGTTcacaaaatgcactacatgcACTCGACTGCATGATGCTGCCAAAGCGGCAACAACACAATCTGTTGTTATCCATGTTGAGAAATCTCTTGAGCTACATTATAAGACTGTGGGGTAAGTAAGATTCAAGCAAGGTGTACACTGGCAAAATCTTTGCAACATGTtgacaaagaattgcattgacAATGACTGTGACACTGCAttcaatttgcaacatttttccaGCATTTTTGCAACATGTTGTATTGCATGTAGTTTTTGTATGACCGTCCTTGTGGACCCCGATTGTTGATCTTTATCATCGAAAGTACCAATCTTTGCTTGCATTGCATTGCAGTGATTTGCGCCTTGTTTATCACAAGACTCGAGAACAGTCGCAGTCCCCAATCTCCCGAACCACAACAGTTATCATCGATGGGATGGATCAAAATAAAACCAATCTACCGCAATTTTCTGACCACAGAAGATAAAACAAGCAAGGGTCAGATAAGACTGAAAACGCATATCACAGGTAAGACAAGTATAAGAATGCAAACGTAATAGTGGTCCAATTAATAGAAATCCCCTTATTCCCAGTGCAGTAGTAAAGTTGAAATATGCGTTCGaaattgctgaaacttggtaagtCCAGTTGTCCACTTGTGTGAGATCTGGATAGGTCTGTGACACCCTAGAGCAACATATTATAGATTTAAAAGAAAGGGGGTACATCGTTACAATCTCAGAGCAAGGTGACTTGCCCCAGATCAACAAAGACAAAATCACAATTTACGGTTGTCAgatgatttttatttttagatTAAATCTAACCTTCACTCTGAAAATGGTATGAATTGAAACATCAACTTACATCAGGCTACAAAATTGTACTTCCTTTGTCTGTGGCTTCATGTTTGTCTTATTTTACTGTAGTTTTAGAAACACACACCATAGGTGTGTATGTTTACTGTATATCTTTTCAGGAATAAAAATTCACTGTTCGCCTACCGAGGACACAGATTCCGTCATCGCAATAGTTTACGTTGATGTCAATGAGTATCCTCACGACTCCaatttgaccatttccatcctgCTTGATGTGCTGCTAATGCACCACCGCATCTTTAAACCCAAACTCCATCTACAAATGGACAATTGTTGGAGGGAGAACAAGAATCGCtacattctttcattcttgttctTCCTTGTGCAtatagatgtttttgaagaggtAAGCTTCCTCATGTGGATACCGAAAAGACACATCAGTTCATTCAATGCTATCTTTTTTTGCCCTATGTGATGACCAGAGGACAAGGAACTCAATGGACATAGGGACATGCCTAGTAATAGTATCAGTTCTAATTACAACATACTATTTCCGACCTACAAACGGCAGTTAATTTCGAGCGAAAAATTATTTAATATAAAAGCCAAAGGTGTGCAttgcatttttaatgtggaaaaGTAAAACTGTTCTCTTATAAATAGGGCCTACTTGTTTTCAGGTATCTCTGAACTTCTTACCAGTTGGTCATACGCATGAGGAtgttgatcagatgttcaggtaAGAGATCGTTTCCTGGCAAAAGACCATTCActcattgttgaaaatgtgttcCTACATGTCCTCTGTCAAATGTCGGAGGACGTCACATTCAGCGATGTGTACATTACCATGCAAATACGTCATGGTAAAACATTATGGTCTTAGTTAAATGggtgaaatattcaaaacatgtgGATCATATCTGGTAAAATTGTTATCAGTTGCAATGTCTTCTTGCAGATGTATCAATACAGCCATTTCTTCCTGCGGCAATATCAATACTCTGGATGGTAAGTTTGACTTGATGTTTCACTGATTTTTGAATTGAGGAATTGGTTGTCCTATCAAGATCGCTCGGGTCGAccaaaaatgcagaccaaaaccagAGGCATAGAGATTGTAGTGCCCAAAAGTAATTGGGAAACAGTCCGcagttgtttatttctcttGCTAACTAATTGTGGCAACGCTCCTCAAACTTTTAGACTTGGgaaacaagatggcggacacattttttctaCTTCCTTGGTTGCGATACCAAGGACCACTAaaatcaaaacgaggcgtaaggcattttccattagaaaCATCGATATCCtgtgaccaaggccttttagaatattgAGTCAAGAGCGGGCGACATTATTTGGGCAATTTGTTCTGACACGATTGAGGATGCAAACTGACATATTATGGTATTTGCTTACATTGGCATAATGAAGTCACTTAGTCTTAGGTTTCCTCTTAACATTATGGTTTCAGAATTCATGGATAGACTAACGGACAAAGATACATTCTCGCCTAAGATtgaagtacataatgtacaaagTGTGTTCAACTGGCGTGACCACATAATTCCATTCTTGCCTGTCAACTTCAGTGGCCAATCCAAGCCACACCAGTTCCAATTCAGGAAAGTAGATGGGCAGGCAAGGATGCGCTATCGCCTGTGGGCTGATGACCCGTGGAGACCTGAGGGACCAGGCATGACATGCCTTGAggtaaagatatacatgtaaatttgtcaTTAGTGATTAACTGACTACGCAAACGACACGTACTACTACTACTTTTTAGCTAAGCCGAGACCAAGACACTTCAAACGTGAGATGCCTTTTAGCGCGATTCGACTCAAGTGTTTAAATTACTTTGCCCTTTGGTATATTGGCCTGATAAAGACATACCGTCAACAAAAtggaggttgaaagagacctgcCGGTacggtactttccatgtttatATTTCAGCCGAGTCCAGGCCCTTGGAGGTCCAGGGTTCGATTCCATTAGTACTTCTCActctaaggacacccttgggctgACCACAGTCAACTGCTGTCCTTTGTTTGAGAAATGATACTGAATACagaggtcttcttcttcttctgcgttctctctttggcacttggaggggtcattctcctaggagcaatcctcctccaaggcgggatgagcgtatcttGCGCTGCCACTGcagttatgcgccaattgggtttattggcctagtggtcagaCTTTGGCGTGGCCAGGGATATACTTCCGTgccgagagagatagagtccacgtaagctactcatgttcctcacttggtggggtcttagcttgccccggcatagacaccagataccaaggaacctcagtttaaagtctcattcgaaggactgtgaagagccaggaattttagttcctgaaAGCCAGGCTgtttcatccagaaataagaacctgggttctccctgggatcgaacccgggccctattgcgtggtggccagcagtgttgaccactaggccatgaggctcctcacatacagaggtcaaattgaatggaaaggaccaatttgggaccaaaggcaGTGTCCTTAAACAGAGAAGGTGTCCTCAGTATAGCAGAGAGGTGTCGGCTCATAAAGGGAAGAGCCACTGTGTACCTGAATAGATAGGTTAAATTACTGTTTACTTTAACTTGACATATTATATAACATTGTTTTTTTAGGATCTAGTGCTTTCTGAGGATGGAAAAATCATCTCTTGCAATTTGGGCAGTATCAAAAGAGACAATTGAACTcagatttcatttgaatttaaCTTGCCTAATCTCTGTCTTGAAATTTCAGGCTTTCCCAGATTTAGCTGACGAACCAGCAGTGGTTGAACCCAGCACAGAGCGGATGGAGCTGGACGAGGTCCGCAAAGGCGTCAAGGCTCTCGGGCCAAGACTGGTGTCCCGAGATCACCAGTGGTGGAACCGCTACTTCCTAGCACTGGAAAATCCTAACGTAAGCTAAAAATATTGTCACTGTGGTAAAGCTTTTAACTTGCTCGATCACAGTGCTATCATTTTAAATGGATTTTAAATAAACCTGAGGTAACTGCATCATAAGCAGGCTGTTAGTTGTGCatgtacttgataacaatgcTTTCCAATATCAAAATTCGAAAGTGTCTAGactaaaaggaaaaggaaaaatttgCTTAACATTAAACAACCCCAAGCCTTTATAAAGACTGGTCGTATCCAGTAACTTCTattatcaaagaaaaagaagcaCTTTAAAAATTGAATCATATGTACAGTGCATTGATTTGTGGGTGAGAAGAATAGAGGAGCCACTCTCAGATTGAATGATAAAAAGGCTGTTGTCACGGCAAGCTGCAGGTTGTTGTGAATATTATGCCATGGAATTATTCGAACtgcatgattttgtgtacaggacccagtacacaaaatgaaataaagaggAGGGTTACAGGTAGGATGATTGGGTGAGTGGAGACACCAGTCATGTTTGTCAAGAAATATAACAACATTTGTGCTTTCCTTCAAAAAAAAGGCTTGCCGATTCCGAACCTGGTCGGGGCCTTTACTCAGCACTCATGAATGATAGTGCTATCTAAAGGCAACTTTACTCATCGAAACAATTAATTTTTCCAAGAACTTAACAGCGCTGCCACTCGCCATTGTCGCCAAAACTAAACTCAAACCTGGTTGGCTCAAATCTGATGCAACTTggctcaaacttttcaaatgcttttactgttgAGTCAAACATCAAAGTCAGAAAAAATCCTGGTAAATTACCCATTTGGctaaacttgtcaaaaatgCAGAGCTGCCCCAGAAATTACATGTACGGTGGTGATCTATGACAAGTTTGAAATAACAAAGATGAACCTGCTACCACTGTACCATGACAAAGATTTCACAACATCATCAACCAAACTTTTCTCCAACACAACTGCTTTTTCCCAGACAAGATAATCACTTAAGTGGAATTTGGTATTGCACTTGCAGGTCAATGACAAGGAATGGCCGCTGCCCAAAATCAGCCAAACGATCGGCTTTTGGGAAATTGATGACGATCTGACAGACGTACCGCAGCATCTGTTGGAGATCAGATCCGGCCTCACACAACAATGCCCAGCGGTAAgttaaatttttgaatgaacaaaataaaagatgATCAGAGAGTAAGAGAACAAAAGAcagcaaaaacttaaaaacaaGGCTTATCTTATTCCAGCTGCAGGGTTGAATCTTTGGGCTAATAGCCCTTATTCGAATGAGTCCCTCTGGTCTGAAGTTAAATTCATCAGCTTCAATCATTTTGTTCGAGTTGGTTGCAATAGTGAGATTTTGCTATCCTATTCCACTGCAAGGTGGGGAATTCCTCATCATCTCTGCTTAATTCATGCAAGATAAACAGACTACTATTTCGATGTCCTTATACCCTTGTCACATGCTGTAAACTAGGTAATGCTCACCACTGCTGGATTTATTAATGATTCTTGATAATCAATTTCTACTGTAGTTTATAAAGAATTTATTCACAGTTTTATTTGTTTAAGGTCATCATTGGTAATCAAGGACAAATGCCGGCAATTCAAGAGGTAGATCGCACAAAAATTGAGATTGGTGATCTGGCGGCAATATACGCCGTGGAAAAGGAGGGTAGACCATGGATCGCCAAGGTGATTGATATTAATGAGGACACGATCAAGATTCATTGGTTCCATGGGTCTTGGAATGGAGTTTGCCGGCCATGGTACAACAACATCAGCAAAAAGCAAGTACCATGGCTGGATGAAGTTCATGTGACGAGTGTTGTTCTGTGGGGGTTTAGATTGACAGAGAAGGGTGCTTGTTTGACTAGGACTGTGGCCAGAGAGTTGAAAGACAGCTACGATCAAATAGATAGTGAGGAGACATCTTCCTCTCTTTCATAAATGACCAAACCACCCTGGCTAATAAGGGTTGGTccataattttcaacattttcacaagcgcACAATACGTAcgggggagggagggggtcaaAACACCAATGTACACTTTCTTTAAGAAAttaataaaatgttgatcatCTGTATTGTACGAATCGCGGGACGCatttaaatttcgcgcgcttCTCACACGGTTAGCTCTGCTTGCTTCCTATTCAACAAGACAATGGCCGCACGTGGTGACTTTGATGCGCTAtttcgtcgtccgttagcagggcacgtttcgtaactgttaaagctattgagatgaaacattggtacacatgtagccttatgtaatgacaccttggagaccaagtttcggtccgattcgtttcatggtttggccaccagggggccaaacgttaaaagtgaaaatatgcaatatctcccttaatagtagtcgggaaattttgaaaaaaatatggtaggtacttctagcaaaggtgcatcatatatcctccgggtttttgatttgacctccttttcaaggtcacagaggtcaaatggtgtaaattggtcgttaggatgtaacgatggcacgtttctaaactgcaatgactattgataccaaatttcgtacacatttaccccttagtcaggtgatctcagggaccgaagtttgatccaatatgattcaccacttgaccaccagggggcaaaatccaaaaaccttaaaaatgtgattattccttaacttcttgcccgattgccaccaatttgatatcatgggtacatctaaccaccatacagtatatgtcacacaggtttttaatttgaccttcttgtcaaggtcacagaggtcaaatggcataaattcgccgtcaggccgtaactatggcacgtttcttaactgcaatgactattgatcacaaattaagtacacatgtaccccttggtcaggtgatctcaggtaccgaagtttggtgcgatctgatttgccgtttggcctccagggagggggccatcctaaattcttcaaaatgccattattcctagtaatgacttgcccgattggcaccaattttatatcataggtacatctaattctaacaaccattcaatgtgtcacccgggtcttctttgatttaacctacttttcaaggtcacagaggtcgaatgtactgtaaattggccattttggggaaattgtaattgcttggacctacatcaaacctaacactacatgacacaataccatgctctttatccatctttcctccacatgaggtgagcacaatggccctggccatttcattgttaatTAACAAGAGTGATACGACTATTCACAGCCGACCCAGCAATGAATATgaacaatatcttgtttatattattttgaaaacaatgttgACGGGCAATGACTGACCAAGTTCAAAATGCAACCAGGAAACACAACTAGAACCCCCTTGCTTGTGTATTTTGGGACGTGGGTCATTCGGCCATCAAAATTTTTCATTCGGGATTGTACACTttagggggaggggggttgCCCAAAAGAGTACGTTTTGTgcacttgtgaaaatgttaaaaattatGGACCAACCCTAAGTAAGTGCCAATGAACTAACATTGTCAATTGAAGGTGTCATTGTGGTTGTTCGTACAGCGACAGAATTGTCGTACATTCGtgtatatttctttctttctatcaaaatgtcaagttgtgttaggctgaagttacatagacctcaagtttcatcgactcacgactcatttgtcacttgtcattcgtgagctgatgaatggacattggaaaacctattgacctgttctcattgaagtgaattttgtaagttttgcccgcattcgtcgcctcacgtcatttcatgtcatttcacgtgtgaggcgatgaatggacatgttcattctttgtgaaatgagctggcaaagaaaatggacgtccatgtgcatttgtagtgatatcgccttcgaaactgtgagtatagctacttttcggcattttcattagtttacacattaatacaatagctaatttcgattggaaatgggaaacaaaaaaatgcaaaaatgcagcacttttatgtaccacattgttctcgtccgtcgcctccgctttcgttttctattctccatcgggagcagcatggctgcatcacttcttcttctgagtccatgtgcgtcgccgagaaaatccaagtgacaaatgaacgagcgaaaaatgatctgtatgtaaaccgccgcggtcactcgtgacaaatgaggagtgacacgtgaaaatgagccgtgagtcgatgaaaaatgtggcgtgagtagctcattcctatgtaacatcagccttagaatcatggctgggatgggttaaagtggaaTTATTCAATTCAAACCTCTTAATAGTGCAGGAGCCAAGGGGTGTTTGCATGCATAAAAGGGCCCCACAATCACTCACCTGATTTTGATAAAGGACCACCTGGGACACCCATTGAGCGAGGGTGGACATTCTGAAACCCGGCAGTAAACCTGCTATTCATGGTTTTGTTGCGATTCCTCGTGCACATAACCGCCGCCAAAATTAGGGGTAGGGGAAATTCAAATTGACATAGCGTTGTAAGGAAACAACCTAAGATAACATATGACCACTCAAAATGGAGCTTATAGTATCTGCTATAGGATGATTGCAGAGGAAAAATGATTGTTTGAAGTTCAAGGTCACCAGAGGTCAAACTATGACGTAATTCAGCCCTTGCTTAAAATCTGGACCCTTAAATATTAAAACAAGCCCAGAAAtaatgtgaatgaatgaattattcATTTGTTGACCAATTCCAGTAGAGTACAATATAGGTAAGTTTTTAAAACCGATAGGGAGCAATAATCTTGTAGATTAACCCCTTGGGGTCCGATTAAAATTGTACTGAAATTagcaaaaatgaataaaaactgCCATACTTTGGCAAAATGTTAAACTCACTAACAGTGATGATGTGGtgtatatacatgatataaAACTCCTCTGTACCAAAGTGAAAGGTGTTTAGCAATGCAAAAAGCTAATATTAAAGACTTTTTCTGTTCATAGGTATAgacggggtggggggggggggtattgagTTCATTGGGAAATGATCAGCCTGCAGGGTTCTTACAGCCCTTATTTGATGCCTGACAGTTACAGTAGGGGCAACACTTTATATCACCTTGTCTGTAAGGACAGTGTTTGGTAGCACAGGATGTGCATTTACATGGCATCGGGAAGTCATCTGGGAGCAAGATCTGAAGTCGGTCCGGTTGCATGATGCCGTCTTCTTGGCTGAACCCAAAGCTTCGGGGATCTAGCTGTGGACTATCTAAACAGTGTAACTGCAGGTACGTGCCATAGAACGCCCTGAGGATGTGTCCTTTGGTTGAATGGGTGGTAGGGGGTAGTTCCAAGATTGTTTTCTTGCTGTGGTGGTAGAGGTGGTACCTGAGCTCATCCATCGATTTACATGGCGTGCCTGCTTTGtaaacattgacaagatattctTCTACTAAGCCAAGGTCGATGTTAGTTGGGTCCTTTCCAAAGTCTCGGAGATAATGACCTGGATTTGCCTTGAGACCAGCAGCTTTTGTACCAAATTTGTTTGTTGAATCGCAGCCAGTAAGGTAATGAAGTGGTATAAGGACCTTGTAGATATCTGTGCCCAACCTATTGGCCAAGGTATGGAGGGGTATATACCTTGTGGCATTCCCCACACCAGCCCTAATCCATAGTTCTTTCAATCCATGTCCTTTCAAAATGCTCCAGTAATTCAATCCAAGGACCATGACATCtgtgtcatttgatagcaagaCAACTCTGGTTGCCCCGCAATTGACAGCATGCAGAGCATGTGGTATCATCCTCACATCTGCCTCATCGATGTCAACAGCTAAATCAGGTACTGTTATGTCAGTCACTAAAAATAGCCCTGCATGGTTCAATTTCAGAAGATGGACCCATCGCACTGACTACTACATCTGTCCCCGCCTTTGGGTTGCCTAAGATGTGGCTTCGAAGTAACCCTTGTACCTTGACTTTGTTGGTGGATGATGCCCAAAAGGCGTCCATAGTAACTGGTAAAAGGGTCTCtccatacattacattcaggtCGATGGGACTGCAGCTACATCTCCTTGCTTTTTCACTGTCTTTCACAGAGCCCTCCGTGTATGTGTCAAAAACAAAGTCGATGCGGTTCGAATTGCTGCAAAGTCCATGTGTCATATCCAAAAAGTGTGTGCAAAGATCACCAAAGGTTTTCACTGAGGCTAAGCGCATGCGGCGTAGGCAACCCATCACATCAATGATGCTGGCAGTGTTTGCCTGCTTCCATTTTGATGGTGGGAGATAGTCATTTTTGTTAAGCTGTTTCTCTAATTCAGTGCACAGGTCACTCTTGTTGGGTTTATTCATGAGTCCATCCCCATCAAAGAGATAGCTGCTGTCGACCAGGTCAAACGTCAACAAATACTTCATATCATAATCTCGGACACGGGCAATATCGAAGATCTTCTGAGTCTCTGCTAATTGCTTTTTGCTCCCCTTGTCTCTTGCTTGGTTTTGGCTTTTCTTGGGCTTCATGGATTTGAACGTTTTCAAGTTATTCCTGTGAAAGGTATCAAAGATGGTTCTTTGCTTAGTCACAAACCTTTCAGTGCGAAATGTACTGTACTTCGTGCTGGAATTCGTGTCGAAATTGAGAAGGTTGTCACGGATTTCGCTGGACATGATTTCTTGGGTGAGGATGTTGTGAAGGGTATGCTGTTCATCGTGGTCTCCCTCTGTGGACATGATTGCTGGATTTTCATGTTGCTTGATGAACTGTATCATATCATGGATCAAGACTTCGGAGGTTCGTGTGGCAGGTAGATTGAACTCATGGTTCACGTGAAGTTCCGTGCTGGGTGTGGTCACACCACTGATTTCACGCTGAAGGTTAACGACAGCTAACATATCATGTTATATGATCTCCCACTGAGCAACgaattgttttctttttgtaCTGCCGATAATGCCACTTGCGCTCTTCTGGGATCGATTTATTGTCTGTTCAAGGCACATGTCTGCGCCCACACAGTTGAATCGCCCTTCTGTCCGCTTTACGACAAATTTTCCAGCCTTGAAGTTTTCATATATCGATGGGGCATCTTCTGGTAGCTTCCTCATATCCTCTAGGTATACTGATCCCCATCGGAGGTAGTTGATCCGGTCACATCCAGCAAACCAGGGTAGAACTGCCTGTACACTATGGAGGTGTAGGTCCCAGTTTCCCTCACGATCAGCTCTTACTAGATCTTTCAGGACGCACACCATTTGGACAAACCGATCCCAGAACGCAAATGTCTCCGAGATCGCGCAGCTTTCAGACCTGAAGGCATTGAAGTCATCAATCATGTTTGATGAGGTTGAGATGAATGCATGTAAATGTTGTTTGCTTTCTTCCCTGTTCTTTTCTGACACGGAAGCTTTCATCAGCTTAAGAATTTCAAGGTTATTCCTGTATGGTTCCACTCCTTTGGTTCGGAAGAATTCTGTCCACTGCAACCTTTCTATTGATTCACAGAGCAACAATAATAATCCCTTCAGTGGCCTGGTATAGTGTGTTCCATCAAGCACTGATTTGACAACATTCTTTCCAAAGGCCTTTGACTCCACGAAGATCGTTTCAGCTCCACACCCATCAATGTATTTTCCAATGTTGAGTGGTCATATGTTACCTTAGGTTGTTTCCTTACGACGTTAGGTCAATTTGAATTTCCCCTACTCCTAATTTTGGCGGCGGTTATGCGCACGAGGAATCGCAACAAAACCATGAATAGCAGGTTTACTGCTGGGTTTCAGAATGTCCACCCTCGCTCAATGGGTGTCCCAGGTGGTCCTTTATCAAAATCAGGTGAGTGATTGTGGGGCCCTTTTATGCATGCAAACACCCCTTGGCTCCAGGACTATAAAGGGAACCTATCAAGaaatgcttataaaaatggggagttttgaacggcccggttaaaacctatggcgggaataagcttccttGGTTAGATATTAGTAGTTTCAAGGTCCTCTAGGTAGTTGCTGATGTGAGCTGTTTATTtggctaacattgcataacattactggctCCATTCAATGAACTGCGTAAGAGGATCTCCAATTTAGTTATTCTAACTACCTTCAGCCACGCAAAAATAAAGACTTGGGTCACCACAGGATCTCTTTAAGTCTTTCAGGTCAACATGTGCTTGGCCTATGAGATGGGCCTGAATCCAGAGTGAACAGTGAAATccatcatgtacattttacattgtaTACTGTGTAGGCTGTCAGAGTGTGTGTAAATAGTATATGCCATGTCTGTGTACTGTTTCTAGTTGATGTAGGGCCATTTATAGTCAGAAGTATGCCTTACATAATTTCTTTTCCATGATTATTTGACTGGTGACGGTAGCTTGACAGACCTGACCGTATTATTGGCAGATCCCATCATCACAGAATTAAGAatgcgttgccatggtaacctgtcaatttttaaaaactatAAACTCATTGCCATGCCTCCATCTTTCAATATGATCTTGAATCATCATTCACAGCTTCCAGCTGCAGGAAAGTATTGAGTGACAAGGCTTCAAGGCCTGGACTCAAGGGATTTTATGAGCTACACTAATTAAGACGCTGCAAGTAGTTTGTCCAAAATTATCCTATCTGATCACGTTTTGCTCAGCTTGACAAGTACATAAGATTGCAGCTTTTAGTTGAGCTCTTGTCATCAATCCCTTGAGTTTCGTCCCAATAAGTGTTATTGGGCCCATGCAGTCATTCTGGGACTCATCAGCAGACCAGCAGACCACAAATTTGAGCCAACAAAACGCAAACTGTAAACATTGAAggaatgaatatcaaaagag
Protein-coding regions in this window:
- the LOC135490729 gene encoding uncharacterized protein LOC135490729, translated to MSISSHISIYAVSGRGGMALEVCASFVENLMGSQNALHALDCMMLPKRQQHNLLLSMLRNLLSYIIRLWVICALFITRLENSRSPQSPEPQQLSSMGWIKIKPIYRNFLTTEDKTSKGQIRLKTHITGIKIHCSPTEDTDSVIAIVYVDVNEYPHDSNLTISILLDVLLMHHRIFKPKLHLQMDNCWRENKNRYILSFLFFLVHIDVFEEVSLNFLPVGHTHEDVDQMFRCINTAISSCGNINTLDEFMDRLTDKDTFSPKIEVHNVQSVFNWRDHIIPFLPVNFSGQSKPHQFQFRKVDGQARMRYRLWADDPWRPEGPGMTCLEAFPDLADEPAVVEPSTERMELDEVRKGVKALGPRLVSRDHQWWNRYFLALENPNVNDKEWPLPKISQTIGFWEIDDDLTDVPQHLLEIRSGLTQQCPAVIIGNQGQMPAIQEVDRTKIEIGDLAAIYAVEKEGRPWIAKVIDINEDTIKIHWFHGSWNGVCRPWYNNISKKQVPWLDEVHVTSVVLWGFRLTEKGACLTRTVARELKDSYDQIDSEETSSSLS